In one Mycobacterium heckeshornense genomic region, the following are encoded:
- a CDS encoding type II toxin-antitoxin system Phd/YefM family antitoxin, with amino-acid sequence MSDVASRDLRNDTAGVLRRVQAGEDITITVKGRPVAMLTAAGPPRRRWLAKTEFLARLRRAQADPGLRDDLGLLAGDTTDDLGPAR; translated from the coding sequence ATGTCCGATGTGGCTTCCCGTGACTTGCGCAACGATACGGCGGGAGTGCTTCGCCGCGTCCAGGCCGGAGAAGACATCACCATCACGGTCAAAGGCCGCCCCGTCGCAATGCTCACCGCGGCCGGGCCTCCGCGTCGGCGCTGGTTGGCCAAAACCGAGTTTCTGGCACGGTTGCGCCGTGCGCAAGCCGATCCAGGTTTGCGCGACGACCTTGGGTTGCTCGCCGGCGACACCACCGACGATCTCGGTCCTGCCCGATGA
- a CDS encoding type II toxin-antitoxin system VapC family toxin, whose protein sequence is MSETPPAGLLDTSVFIASETGRQLEESLIPAEVATTVITLAELTVGVLAASTSDSRAQRLATLESVADMETLPVDEEAARMWARLRIHLAETGRRVRINDLWIAAIAASRALPVVTQDDDFAALDGAAGLTIIKV, encoded by the coding sequence ATGAGCGAGACGCCGCCGGCGGGGCTGCTTGACACATCGGTGTTCATCGCCTCCGAAACGGGCCGTCAACTCGAGGAGTCGCTGATCCCTGCCGAGGTCGCGACTACTGTGATCACTCTTGCCGAACTGACCGTCGGCGTGCTGGCCGCAAGCACTTCCGATAGCCGGGCGCAGCGACTCGCGACCCTCGAATCCGTTGCGGATATGGAAACGCTGCCGGTCGATGAGGAAGCGGCGCGCATGTGGGCGCGGCTACGCATCCACCTGGCCGAGACTGGCCGTCGAGTCCGTATCAACGACCTGTGGATCGCAGCCATCGCTGCTTCGCGAGCGCTGCCCGTCGTCACCCAGGACGACGACTTTGCCGCCCTGGACGGCGCGGCCGGTCTCACGATCATCAAAGTCTGA
- a CDS encoding Mut7-C RNAse domain-containing protein → MAGYVEVRAYAELNDFLDPQSRGLTLRRPFRSHQTVKDVLEAMGIPHTEVDLILVNGEPVDFAHRPQTGDRIAAYPVFEALDIGSTTRLRREPLRDPRFVVDVNLGGLARLLRVLGFDVWFSGDADDHTLADISLAQQRILLTRDRALLKRRAITHGLFVRAHDPEEQTLEVLRRLDLRERLAPLTRCVRCNGALAPVTKDEVIDQLEPLTRRYYDEFSRCADCGQIYWAGSHYAKLLGRVQRLRDQLFSC, encoded by the coding sequence ATGGCCGGCTATGTGGAGGTGCGGGCATACGCCGAACTCAACGACTTCCTGGACCCGCAGTCGCGTGGTCTGACGCTGCGCCGGCCGTTCCGCAGCCATCAGACCGTCAAGGATGTGCTGGAGGCCATGGGCATCCCGCACACCGAGGTCGATCTCATCCTGGTCAACGGCGAACCGGTCGACTTCGCCCATCGCCCGCAAACGGGTGACCGCATCGCCGCCTACCCGGTGTTCGAGGCGCTCGACATCGGGTCGACGACCAGGCTGCGGCGAGAACCGCTGCGCGATCCGCGCTTCGTCGTCGACGTCAACCTGGGCGGGCTCGCGCGGTTGCTGCGCGTGCTGGGCTTCGACGTGTGGTTCTCCGGCGACGCCGACGATCACACGTTGGCTGATATCAGCTTGGCCCAGCAGCGGATTCTGCTGACCCGCGACCGGGCGCTGTTGAAGCGTCGCGCGATCACCCATGGCCTGTTCGTGCGGGCCCACGACCCGGAAGAGCAGACGCTGGAAGTGTTGCGGCGGTTGGATCTGCGCGAGCGGCTGGCTCCGCTGACCCGGTGCGTGCGGTGCAACGGCGCGCTGGCGCCGGTCACCAAGGACGAGGTGATCGACCAGCTCGAGCCGTTGACCCGCCGCTACTACGACGAATTCAGCCGCTGCGCCGACTGCGGGCAGATCTATTGGGCCGGCTCACATTATGCGAAGTTGCTGGGCCGTGTGCAGCGGCTGCGCGACCAGCTCTTCAGCTGTTGA
- a CDS encoding WXG100 family type VII secretion target, which produces MAAEFLRVDPAAVASGSTHLEASVGEVAINFIVHEDQLADAEPGWIGESAKALSEVMTRWETRHAEHKRAVGGLSFHMATAGTAFSANEGHSAQALSLDPR; this is translated from the coding sequence ATGGCGGCGGAGTTCCTTCGGGTGGATCCGGCGGCGGTGGCGTCGGGCAGCACCCATCTGGAAGCCTCGGTGGGCGAGGTCGCGATCAACTTCATCGTGCATGAGGACCAGCTGGCTGATGCCGAGCCGGGGTGGATCGGCGAGTCGGCGAAGGCGTTGTCGGAAGTGATGACGCGCTGGGAGACCCGTCACGCCGAGCACAAGCGCGCTGTGGGTGGGCTGTCGTTCCACATGGCCACGGCGGGGACGGCCTTCAGTGCCAACGAGGGACACAGCGCGCAGGCGCTGTCGCTCGATCCGCGATGA
- a CDS encoding nucleotidyltransferase domain-containing protein, with the protein MSDVATRTAEAVEALRRHGAAFAYLHGSRAQNTARSASDVDIAAYFGGQRPPRAFEILLPAGVDLLVLDDAPLELAGRVALHGTLLFEVDPSTRVAWEATTRKIYLDELPRITRAHLEFAEAVRRGR; encoded by the coding sequence ATGAGCGACGTCGCGACGCGAACCGCTGAGGCCGTCGAGGCGCTGCGGCGACACGGCGCCGCGTTCGCCTACCTGCACGGCAGCCGAGCACAAAACACGGCGCGGTCAGCATCCGACGTCGACATCGCCGCATATTTCGGGGGACAGCGGCCGCCGCGGGCGTTCGAAATTCTGCTGCCCGCAGGCGTCGACCTGCTGGTTCTCGACGACGCTCCACTGGAACTCGCGGGCAGAGTTGCGTTGCACGGCACGCTGCTATTCGAAGTAGACCCGTCCACCCGGGTGGCTTGGGAAGCGACGACGCGCAAGATCTACCTCGACGAACTGCCACGAATCACTCGTGCCCACCTGGAGTTTGCCGAAGCGGTGCGCCGTGGTCGATGA
- a CDS encoding NYN domain-containing protein, translated as MRWIVDGMNVIGTRPNGWWNDRPQAMVALVDLLDRWASVSGERVTVVFERPPSTPIRSASIDIAYAPVAAPNSADDEIVRLVSLDARPHEICVVTSDRTLTERVRGMGASVQRSQRFRDLVDRRSPPGDVKGRRDR; from the coding sequence GTGCGCTGGATCGTCGACGGCATGAACGTGATCGGGACCCGCCCGAACGGTTGGTGGAATGACCGCCCGCAGGCGATGGTGGCGCTGGTGGACCTGCTCGACCGCTGGGCCTCGGTGTCGGGGGAGCGGGTGACGGTGGTGTTCGAGCGCCCGCCGTCGACACCGATCCGTTCGGCCTCGATCGACATTGCGTATGCGCCGGTGGCGGCGCCCAACTCGGCCGACGACGAGATCGTCCGGCTGGTGTCGCTCGATGCCAGACCGCATGAGATTTGCGTCGTCACCTCGGACCGGACGCTGACCGAGCGGGTCCGCGGCATGGGGGCATCGGTGCAGCGCTCGCAGCGTTTCCGCGACCTGGTCGACCGACGGAGCCCGCCGGGCGATGTCAAAGGCCGTCGGGACAGGTAG
- a CDS encoding LpqN/LpqT family lipoprotein, whose amino-acid sequence MRTLAMRRYLTTVGMVALILAHAGCTSPINSSHSSTASASSSPYHCSASNGVPLTVLPKNGVDEPTISIPTPQGWKFSGKHNSPLVRGAILNEGLQANGFVPNAVVTLAEVTSDSSTPEQAIDTERAGLAQKVSIDSEAPGTLCNYPSLTLNYKYEGRQATTIIVAAKDQHNRVWISTVGIQTTEPENPLFVTAKRAILGGFQFVLPDSKI is encoded by the coding sequence ATGAGAACGCTCGCCATGCGAAGATACCTGACGACGGTTGGGATGGTAGCGCTTATTCTTGCCCACGCCGGGTGCACTTCTCCTATCAACTCGAGTCATTCGTCCACAGCATCGGCATCGAGTTCTCCGTATCATTGCTCGGCGAGCAACGGCGTACCTTTAACTGTCCTGCCAAAGAATGGCGTCGACGAACCGACTATCTCCATCCCAACGCCTCAGGGCTGGAAGTTTTCCGGCAAGCACAATTCACCATTGGTTCGTGGCGCGATTCTCAACGAAGGATTGCAAGCTAACGGTTTCGTTCCGAATGCCGTGGTGACTCTCGCCGAAGTAACCAGCGACTCGAGTACACCGGAACAAGCAATCGACACCGAACGTGCTGGACTGGCCCAGAAGGTGAGTATAGACTCGGAAGCACCTGGCACCTTATGCAATTACCCGAGTTTGACCCTCAATTACAAATATGAGGGCCGTCAGGCGACCACCATTATCGTCGCCGCCAAAGACCAACATAATAGGGTGTGGATTTCGACAGTCGGCATTCAAACGACTGAACCTGAGAACCCGCTCTTTGTGACAGCCAAGCGGGCGATCTTGGGCGGCTTCCAATTCGTCTTGCCGGATAGCAAAATCTAA
- a CDS encoding galactokinase, producing MTVRYAAPGRINLIGEHTDYNLGFALPIALPQRTVATFTAQQSDAITVCSDRADGTVRIPLDTAPGEVSGWAGYVAGVVWALRVAGHPVPGGAMSITSDVEIGSGLASSAALGCAVLGALTSAADVRIERIEQARLAQCAENEYVGAPTGLLDQLAALFGQRSTALLIDFRALTVRPVPFDPDACGVALLLIDSRVRHSHAGGEYAARRASCDRAAADLRVSSLREVDDLSALTTVTGPVDARRARHVLTENQRVLDFVAALDDSDFGEAGRILTASHASMRDDFEITTDQIDVIADAAVEAGAFGARMTGGGFGGCVIALVPAERVDAVAEAVRRAVHEAGYRQPVITRTRASPGAGLV from the coding sequence ATGACCGTGCGATACGCCGCGCCGGGGCGGATCAACCTGATCGGCGAGCACACCGACTACAACTTGGGATTCGCGCTGCCGATCGCGCTGCCGCAGCGCACCGTGGCGACGTTCACGGCCCAGCAAAGCGACGCGATCACCGTGTGCAGCGACCGCGCCGACGGCACGGTGCGCATCCCGCTCGACACCGCACCCGGTGAGGTGAGCGGCTGGGCGGGCTATGTGGCCGGGGTGGTGTGGGCGCTGCGCGTCGCCGGGCATCCCGTGCCCGGCGGCGCCATGTCGATCACCAGCGATGTCGAAATCGGGTCGGGCCTGGCGTCGTCGGCAGCCTTGGGGTGCGCGGTGCTCGGTGCGTTGACGTCGGCGGCCGATGTCCGCATCGAGCGCATCGAGCAGGCCCGGCTGGCTCAGTGTGCCGAAAACGAATACGTCGGCGCGCCAACGGGTTTACTCGACCAACTGGCCGCGCTCTTCGGGCAGCGGTCGACGGCGCTGCTGATCGACTTTCGCGCCCTGACGGTGCGGCCGGTGCCGTTCGATCCCGACGCGTGCGGGGTTGCGCTGCTGCTGATCGACTCGCGGGTCCGGCACAGTCACGCCGGCGGCGAATATGCCGCCCGTCGCGCGTCCTGCGACCGTGCCGCGGCGGACCTGCGGGTGTCGTCGCTGCGTGAGGTCGACGATTTGTCAGCGCTGACGACCGTCACCGGACCCGTCGACGCCCGCCGCGCCCGCCATGTGCTGACCGAAAACCAACGTGTACTTGATTTCGTTGCCGCGCTGGATGATTCGGATTTCGGCGAAGCCGGCCGCATCCTGACCGCCTCGCATGCGTCGATGCGCGACGACTTCGAAATCACCACCGACCAGATCGATGTCATCGCCGACGCCGCCGTTGAGGCCGGCGCTTTCGGGGCCCGGATGACGGGCGGCGGCTTCGGCGGCTGCGTGATCGCGCTGGTGCCGGCCGAGCGCGTCGACGCCGTCGCCGAGGCGGTGCGGCGGGCGGTGCACGAGGCGGGCTATCGGCAGCCGGTCATCACCCGCACCCGTGCCTCGCCGGGCGCAGGCCTGGTGTGA
- a CDS encoding class I SAM-dependent methyltransferase gives MPRTDNDTWDITESVGATALGVAAARAVETESDDPLIRDPFARVFLDAAGEGMWNWFAAPQLPPEIVEAEPDLPLRMRSMVNYMASRTAFFDEFFLDATKAGVRQAVILAAGLDSRAWRLPWPDGTTVYELDQPKVLEFKSSTLQQRGDEPTANLVNVPVDLRHDWPAALQQAGFDATAPGVWSVEGLLPFLPAAAQDLLFERVHALSVAGSRIAVEAPGPGFADPKVRERQRAQMQRYRALAAKLDLQQDIPDVQELWYFEEREDVGDWLRRHGWDVSVVPAEELMTRYGRPPADIDDAAPRSLFVSAQRL, from the coding sequence GTGCCACGAACCGACAACGACACCTGGGACATCACCGAAAGCGTGGGCGCGACGGCGCTGGGCGTGGCCGCGGCGCGAGCGGTGGAAACGGAAAGCGACGACCCGCTGATCCGCGACCCGTTCGCGCGGGTGTTCCTCGACGCCGCCGGCGAGGGCATGTGGAACTGGTTCGCCGCACCGCAGCTGCCCCCGGAGATCGTCGAGGCCGAGCCCGATCTGCCGCTGCGGATGCGGTCAATGGTCAACTACATGGCCTCGCGGACGGCGTTTTTCGACGAGTTCTTCCTCGACGCGACCAAGGCGGGCGTGCGGCAAGCAGTGATCCTGGCGGCCGGCCTGGATTCGCGGGCGTGGCGGCTGCCGTGGCCGGACGGGACGACGGTCTATGAGCTCGACCAGCCCAAGGTGCTGGAGTTCAAGTCGTCGACGCTGCAGCAACGCGGTGATGAGCCGACGGCCAACCTGGTTAATGTCCCGGTCGATTTGCGCCACGACTGGCCGGCAGCGTTGCAGCAGGCCGGTTTTGACGCGACGGCGCCCGGTGTCTGGTCGGTGGAGGGGCTGTTGCCGTTTCTGCCGGCAGCAGCCCAGGATCTGCTGTTCGAGCGGGTTCACGCGTTGAGCGTCGCGGGCAGCCGTATCGCCGTCGAGGCGCCCGGCCCCGGCTTCGCCGACCCGAAGGTGCGTGAACGGCAGCGAGCACAGATGCAGCGCTACCGTGCCCTGGCGGCAAAACTTGACCTGCAGCAGGACATTCCGGATGTCCAGGAGCTGTGGTACTTCGAGGAGCGCGAGGATGTCGGCGACTGGTTGCGCCGCCACGGCTGGGACGTATCGGTGGTGCCGGCTGAGGAGCTGATGACCCGCTATGGGCGCCCGCCCGCGGACATCGATGACGCGGCGCCGCGCAGCTTGTTCGTGTCGGCGCAACGGCTGTAG
- the tpx gene encoding thiol peroxidase gives MAQITLRGNPVHTVGELPAVGSPAPGFTLTGTDLGAVSSDQFRGKSLLLNIFPSIDTPVCATSVRTFNERAAGKGLSVLCVSKDLPFAQQRFCGAEGIENVTAASAFRSSFGEDYGVTITDGPMAGLLARAVVVIGADGNIAYEELVPEIATEPNYDAALAALG, from the coding sequence ATGGCACAGATAACGTTGCGTGGAAATCCGGTCCATACGGTTGGTGAACTCCCTGCGGTGGGCTCTCCGGCGCCCGGCTTCACTTTGACGGGCACCGATCTCGGCGCGGTCAGCAGCGACCAGTTCCGGGGTAAATCCCTGCTGCTCAATATCTTTCCATCTATCGACACCCCGGTCTGCGCGACCAGCGTGCGCACTTTCAACGAACGCGCGGCCGGCAAGGGCCTATCCGTCCTGTGCGTGTCCAAGGACCTCCCATTCGCCCAACAGCGATTCTGCGGCGCCGAGGGCATCGAGAACGTCACCGCGGCATCGGCATTCCGCAGCAGCTTCGGCGAGGACTACGGCGTCACCATCACCGACGGCCCGATGGCCGGACTGCTGGCACGCGCGGTGGTCGTGATCGGCGCCGACGGCAACATCGCGTACGAAGAGCTGGTGCCCGAGATCGCCACCGAACCCAACTACGACGCAGCGCTGGCCGCGCTGGGCTAG
- a CDS encoding DUF3427 domain-containing protein yields the protein MREGLYESLLTERLHQALAARPDLHPEIGPVDEGEQPLTMARHLMPVIVRALRAAATPQERASLMGRILAALPDPDALAEGLYQREPGTIERLEQIQAAHRLGAARLPRPATPLSDAALLTTAHNEPTLAAELRAELASADQVDLLCAFIKWQGLRLLEDELRELRVRAVPLRVITTTYLGATDARALDALVQEFGAQVRINYEIERTRLHAKAWLLRRNTGFHTAYVGSSNLSHAALVDGLEWNVRLSAVSTPHLLEKFRATFEFYWENREFEPYQPSADGERLRAALDIAAGGRQRDRLTVTLSGLEVQPKAFQAEMLEELDAERVLHNRHRNLIVAATGTGKTVVAALDYRRLVREVHGRDLTLLFVAHRKEILTQARRLYQEVLTDPAFGELLVGGDRPTRWRHVFASIQSLSAQRLAAIDPSHFDVVVIDEFHHAEAASYQRLLNHVQPIELLGLTATPERGDGVDVREFFGGRVAAELRLWEALEQNLLCPFHYFGIHDGVDLGGLQWKRGGYDVAVLSSLYTGNDARTRIVLKELRDKVADVAAMRALGFCVSIDHARYMADRFVAAGVPARAISAETPASERQSALSALRNREINIVFAVDLFNEGLDIPEVDTVLFLRPTESATVFLQQLGRGLRLTPSKTVLTALDFVGNQRREFRFDQRFRALTGLSRTALVHQLQQGFPFLPSGSQIVLDPIARDLVLENVRQQVQPRWAALVSEIRDHPNNDLASYLDAYGRGLEDVLRSGRSWTTLCRDAGKLPAQPGPRERELVKRVRALAHVDDRQRHTGYHVIFNGDVSAHNPAGQRLAEMLFYSLFPDGSEFTSAADALAAILGEPVLDEMRQVIDIAFDAARRSTQPLGELIPALSDVPLAVHASYSREEILAALGVASRRRPSTFREGVLWCDAINTDAFLITLKKTETDYSPTTMYRDFALSPELFHWESQSTTSAASPTGQRYIHHRERGSHILLFVRETKTNALGTAPYVFLGPAHYVSHEGDRPMAITWRLQRPMPTEVFMGARAAAA from the coding sequence GTGCGAGAGGGCCTTTACGAGTCACTGCTGACTGAGCGGCTGCATCAGGCGCTGGCCGCGCGTCCTGACCTGCACCCCGAGATCGGCCCGGTTGATGAGGGCGAGCAGCCGTTGACGATGGCCAGGCACCTGATGCCGGTGATCGTACGCGCGCTGCGCGCCGCGGCGACACCCCAGGAGCGCGCGTCGCTGATGGGCCGAATCCTGGCGGCGCTACCCGATCCCGATGCGCTGGCCGAGGGGCTGTATCAACGCGAGCCCGGCACCATTGAGCGCCTCGAGCAGATCCAGGCCGCCCACCGGCTGGGTGCGGCCCGGTTACCCCGGCCCGCAACACCGTTATCGGATGCGGCGCTATTGACCACGGCGCACAACGAGCCCACGCTGGCTGCCGAGCTGCGCGCCGAACTGGCCAGCGCCGATCAGGTGGATTTGTTGTGCGCGTTCATCAAATGGCAGGGCCTGCGGCTGCTGGAAGACGAACTGCGCGAGCTGCGGGTGCGTGCGGTGCCGCTGCGGGTCATCACCACGACCTATCTGGGGGCCACCGACGCCCGCGCACTCGACGCGTTGGTGCAGGAGTTCGGCGCGCAGGTGCGGATTAACTACGAAATCGAGCGCACCCGCTTGCACGCCAAGGCGTGGTTGTTGCGGCGCAACACCGGTTTTCACACCGCGTATGTGGGGTCGAGCAATCTATCGCATGCAGCGTTGGTGGACGGGCTGGAGTGGAACGTGCGGCTCTCGGCGGTTTCGACTCCACATTTGCTGGAGAAGTTCCGGGCGACGTTCGAGTTCTATTGGGAAAACCGCGAATTCGAGCCCTACCAACCGTCTGCTGACGGGGAGCGGCTGCGTGCGGCGCTCGACATTGCCGCGGGCGGGCGACAGCGTGACCGGCTCACGGTCACACTATCGGGGCTGGAGGTGCAGCCCAAGGCATTCCAGGCCGAGATGCTCGAAGAGCTCGACGCGGAACGCGTGCTGCACAATCGGCACCGCAACCTGATCGTGGCAGCCACCGGAACGGGCAAGACCGTCGTCGCGGCGCTGGACTATCGCCGGCTGGTCCGCGAGGTGCACGGCCGCGACTTGACGTTGCTGTTCGTGGCTCACCGCAAGGAGATCCTCACCCAGGCGCGACGGCTGTATCAGGAGGTGTTGACCGATCCGGCTTTCGGCGAACTGCTGGTCGGCGGGGACCGGCCGACCAGATGGCGCCACGTGTTCGCCAGCATCCAATCGCTATCGGCCCAACGGCTCGCCGCCATCGACCCCAGCCACTTCGACGTGGTGGTGATCGACGAGTTTCACCACGCCGAGGCCGCCAGCTATCAGCGGCTGCTCAACCATGTGCAACCCATCGAACTGCTGGGCCTGACCGCAACACCGGAGCGCGGTGACGGCGTCGACGTGCGGGAGTTCTTCGGCGGTCGGGTTGCCGCGGAGCTGCGGCTGTGGGAGGCGCTGGAACAAAACCTGTTGTGCCCGTTTCATTACTTCGGTATTCACGACGGGGTCGATTTGGGCGGATTGCAGTGGAAACGTGGTGGATACGACGTGGCTGTGCTGAGCAGTCTGTATACCGGCAATGACGCGCGTACCCGCATCGTGCTCAAGGAGCTGCGCGACAAGGTGGCCGATGTGGCGGCGATGCGTGCCCTGGGTTTTTGTGTGAGCATCGACCATGCCCGCTACATGGCGGATCGGTTTGTCGCCGCGGGTGTTCCGGCGCGTGCGATCTCCGCCGAAACCCCAGCCAGCGAACGCCAGTCGGCGCTGAGTGCGTTGCGCAACAGGGAAATCAACATCGTGTTCGCCGTCGACCTGTTCAATGAAGGCCTGGACATCCCCGAGGTGGACACGGTGCTGTTTTTGCGCCCGACCGAAAGCGCCACCGTGTTCCTCCAACAACTCGGTCGCGGCCTGCGGTTGACACCGAGCAAGACCGTGCTGACCGCCTTGGATTTCGTTGGGAATCAACGCCGCGAGTTCCGGTTCGATCAGCGTTTCCGGGCGTTGACGGGGCTTAGCCGCACGGCTTTGGTCCACCAGCTGCAGCAGGGTTTTCCCTTCCTGCCCTCGGGTAGCCAGATTGTGCTCGACCCGATAGCGCGGGATCTGGTGCTAGAAAACGTCCGCCAGCAAGTCCAGCCGCGCTGGGCGGCGTTGGTCTCGGAGATTCGAGACCATCCCAATAATGACCTCGCCTCCTATCTCGACGCATATGGTCGCGGCTTGGAGGATGTGCTGCGCTCGGGTCGCTCATGGACTACGTTGTGCCGCGACGCCGGCAAGCTGCCCGCCCAGCCTGGGCCGCGTGAACGTGAGCTGGTCAAACGGGTCCGCGCGCTCGCCCACGTCGATGATCGGCAGCGTCACACCGGCTACCACGTCATCTTCAACGGTGACGTGTCGGCGCACAACCCTGCCGGGCAGCGGCTGGCCGAGATGCTGTTTTATTCGCTGTTTCCCGACGGCAGCGAATTCACTAGCGCCGCAGACGCGCTGGCGGCGATCCTTGGTGAGCCGGTGCTCGACGAGATGCGCCAGGTGATCGACATCGCCTTCGACGCGGCGCGGCGCAGCACCCAGCCGCTGGGTGAGTTGATCCCGGCGCTGAGCGATGTGCCACTGGCGGTGCACGCCAGCTACTCGCGCGAAGAAATCCTCGCCGCCCTGGGTGTGGCATCGCGGCGGCGACCGAGCACCTTTCGGGAAGGTGTGCTGTGGTGCGACGCGATCAACACCGACGCGTTTTTGATCACGCTGAAAAAGACCGAAACCGACTACTCGCCGACGACAATGTACCGCGACTTCGCGCTCAGCCCAGAGCTTTTCCACTGGGAATCGCAATCGACCACCTCGGCGGCTTCGCCGACCGGGCAGCGCTACATCCACCACCGCGAACGCGGCTCACATATCCTGCTGTTCGTCCGCGAAACCAAAACCAACGCCCTCGGCACCGCCCCGTATGTGTTCCTTGGGCCGGCCCACTACGTCTCCCACGAGGGCGACCGGCCGATGGCGATCACCTGGCGGCTGCAGCGACCGATGCCGACCGAGGTGTTTATGGGTGCGCGGGCGGCGGCGGCGTGA
- a CDS encoding alpha/beta hydrolase domain-containing protein, with product MSPLVTPVPGKPNLILGRFDVAELGYVAEEFFVSGTASSFRPAETLQTDGRWTVTRSGTADYTTRMVVLVPAEPAMFNGTVLVEWLNVSGGIDAPAVWLMAHREIVRAGYAYVAVSAQRVGVEGGVSRSGFNMPLKTLDPQRYAPLSHPGDAFSYDIFSQIAALIRDAAHSSTLGSVSPENIVAVGESQSAFFLTTYVNAIDPLAKAYDGFLIHSRFAPAAPLDGSSIFAAGQSGLPPAVAFRPDLRVPLITVITETDLVGGPETGYYRARQPDSERLRIWEIPGAAHADNYTINVAPIDTGHAPLEEIAAAYAPTRTLMGQQLTYTINFAPQHHYVVQAALTRLCEWVRTGTPAPAAPRIALTDTEPVRPVLDSHGLAQGGVRTPWVDVPVARTTGFGANESPMSDLFGSGELFDAATLRRLYPGGAADYLERFTAALDSAIRSGFILSADRAEILRLAAATCPDGL from the coding sequence ATGAGTCCCCTCGTCACACCGGTACCGGGAAAGCCCAACCTGATCCTGGGCCGTTTCGACGTTGCCGAGCTCGGCTATGTCGCCGAGGAATTCTTCGTTTCAGGTACCGCGTCGTCGTTTCGCCCTGCCGAAACGCTGCAAACAGACGGTCGATGGACCGTAACACGTTCGGGGACAGCGGATTACACCACGCGGATGGTGGTGCTTGTACCCGCTGAACCGGCGATGTTCAACGGAACGGTCCTCGTCGAATGGCTCAACGTCAGCGGCGGCATCGACGCCCCCGCGGTGTGGTTGATGGCCCACCGTGAAATCGTTCGCGCCGGCTACGCCTATGTCGCGGTGTCGGCCCAGCGGGTGGGCGTCGAAGGCGGTGTGAGCCGAAGCGGCTTCAACATGCCATTGAAAACCCTGGACCCGCAGAGGTACGCGCCGCTGAGCCACCCTGGTGACGCATTCTCCTACGACATCTTTTCCCAGATCGCTGCGCTGATCCGGGATGCGGCTCACAGCAGCACGTTGGGTTCGGTCAGCCCGGAAAATATTGTCGCAGTGGGAGAGTCGCAGTCGGCTTTCTTTCTCACCACTTACGTCAACGCAATCGACCCGCTCGCCAAAGCCTACGACGGGTTTTTGATCCATTCCCGGTTCGCGCCCGCGGCGCCGCTGGACGGCAGCTCGATCTTCGCCGCCGGGCAGTCCGGTTTGCCGCCGGCGGTCGCCTTCCGCCCCGACCTGCGCGTCCCGCTGATCACCGTCATCACCGAAACCGATCTTGTCGGCGGCCCCGAGACCGGCTACTACCGGGCCCGCCAGCCCGACAGCGAACGCCTGCGGATCTGGGAGATCCCCGGCGCCGCCCACGCCGACAACTACACGATTAACGTCGCCCCGATCGACACCGGGCACGCTCCGCTGGAGGAGATCGCGGCAGCCTACGCGCCGACCCGCACACTGATGGGACAGCAGTTGACCTACACGATCAACTTCGCCCCGCAACACCACTATGTGGTGCAGGCCGCGCTGACAAGACTGTGCGAATGGGTCCGCACCGGAACACCGGCGCCCGCGGCCCCGCGCATCGCGTTGACCGACACCGAGCCGGTCAGGCCCGTTCTGGATAGCCACGGGCTGGCCCAAGGCGGCGTACGCACACCGTGGGTCGACGTACCCGTCGCGCGCACAACCGGTTTCGGTGCAAACGAAAGCCCGATGTCCGATCTGTTCGGCTCGGGTGAACTCTTCGATGCCGCCACCCTGCGGCGGCTCTACCCGGGTGGCGCGGCCGACTATCTCGAGCGGTTCACCGCCGCGCTTGACTCCGCCATCCGATCCGGGTTCATCCTGTCCGCCGATCGCGCCGAGATCCTCCGGCTCGCTGCCGCTACCTGTCCCGACGGCCTTTGA